The following are encoded together in the Nitrospira sp. genome:
- a CDS encoding thioredoxin domain-containing protein has translation MWKKTLLVVGAIGLLSVPFNAQAAKPELKGKFEILKDEASTHQSGKVKIIEFADFYCPHCHHFEETGVTLLRKEFGDKVEITMVGFPVIPGKLPTAFDMYEQAKLMGKGDRMKTVLFRTIHKEKLDGVLDRSIRSLLINEVGLDVKAFEAGLESGKPARLFEEGRRWGERIKVSSTPSLLLDGNIKVDGVNMTPENVVTIVRSILEADGKR, from the coding sequence ATGTGGAAGAAAACACTATTGGTTGTGGGAGCGATCGGGCTGTTGAGCGTGCCGTTTAACGCACAGGCAGCCAAACCAGAGCTCAAGGGGAAGTTCGAAATACTCAAAGACGAAGCTTCGACGCATCAGTCGGGCAAGGTGAAAATAATCGAGTTCGCCGACTTCTATTGTCCCCACTGCCATCACTTCGAAGAGACGGGGGTCACGCTTCTCCGAAAGGAATTCGGTGACAAGGTCGAGATCACGATGGTCGGGTTTCCCGTTATTCCCGGGAAGCTCCCCACGGCCTTCGATATGTATGAGCAAGCCAAGCTGATGGGCAAGGGAGATCGGATGAAAACCGTACTCTTTCGCACCATTCACAAGGAGAAGCTCGACGGAGTGCTGGATCGTTCGATTCGGTCGCTCCTGATCAACGAGGTCGGCTTGGATGTGAAGGCGTTTGAAGCAGGGCTGGAAAGCGGCAAGCCGGCCAGGTTATTTGAAGAGGGGCGTCGATGGGGTGAACGCATCAAGGTGTCCTCGACTCCGTCGCTTCTGCTGGACGGGAATATTAAGGTCGATGGGGTGAACATGACACCGGAGAATGTGGTGACCATCGTCCGGAGCATCCTTGAAGCGGATGGGAAAAGGTAG
- a CDS encoding heavy metal translocating P-type ATPase, translated as MAIDPICGMTVDPAKAAGQHEHKGTTYYFCATSCLERFRADPERALSKKPLSLITMPSPRKPLPMMQPARQGEIDPVCGMTVQPDSAAGSFEYRDKTYYFCATRCLDKFRADPEYYVTPPEQRIPKPTSAPVGDHVKYVCPMDPEVSETKAGACPICGMALEPEDVTALPTRTEYTCPMHPEVVQAEPGSCPMCGMALEPRTVTVEEANPELVDMTRRFRQSVALGAPIFALMISEMLPGQPLQHLVSGRILVWFQLLLATPVVLWIGRPLFERAWSSIMSRHLNMFTLIGLGTGAAYLYSVAATVAPGVFPDSFRTHGGELAVYFEPAVAIIALVLLGQVLELQARSRTSSALKTLLGLAPKTARVIRRDGREEDIPLEQVQVGDRLRVRPGEKIPVDGAVIEGSSTVDESMVTGEPIPVEKQSGHTVVGATVNGTGSFVMQAERIGRETLLAQIVRMVSEAQRTRAPIQRLADLVAGYFVPIVIVASIITFAVWALIGPEPRMAYALLNAVAVLIIACPCALGLATPMSIMVGTGRGATAGVLIRNAEALETLAKVDVLVVDKTGTLTEGKPRLMAVVTLAPVTEHDLLRLVAGLEQNSEHPLAAAIVSGAQGRGIVPARAQEFHSLTGKGVTGTVEDRTVAVGTAMFLKQLNVETTVLSAQAEPLRHDGHTVMFVAIDGKPAGLLGVADPIKSTTPEAIDLLHKEGLRIVMLTGDHRITAEAVGRRLHLDDVRADVLPEQKVAVVKQFQSEGHVVAMAGDGINDAPALAQAQVGIAMGTGTDVAMESAGVTLVKGDLRAIARARRLSRGTMRNIRQNLFFAFVYNALGVPVAAGILYPFVGVLLSPMIASAAMTFSSVSVIANALRLRHLDL; from the coding sequence ATGGCCATCGATCCTATCTGCGGCATGACCGTTGATCCTGCCAAGGCAGCGGGTCAGCACGAACATAAGGGGACGACCTACTATTTCTGCGCGACGTCATGCCTGGAACGATTTCGTGCCGACCCGGAACGGGCGCTCAGCAAGAAGCCGCTGAGCCTCATTACGATGCCTTCCCCGCGGAAGCCGTTGCCGATGATGCAACCGGCTCGTCAGGGCGAGATCGATCCGGTCTGTGGGATGACGGTTCAGCCGGATTCGGCAGCGGGGTCATTTGAGTATCGCGACAAGACCTACTATTTCTGCGCGACCAGATGCCTCGACAAGTTCCGAGCCGACCCCGAGTATTATGTAACCCCTCCTGAACAGCGCATTCCAAAGCCGACTTCTGCTCCAGTTGGGGACCACGTCAAGTATGTCTGCCCGATGGACCCTGAGGTTTCAGAAACCAAGGCTGGGGCCTGTCCCATCTGTGGAATGGCGCTCGAGCCTGAGGATGTGACGGCACTGCCGACCCGCACCGAATACACGTGCCCCATGCATCCGGAGGTTGTCCAGGCCGAACCGGGAAGCTGTCCGATGTGCGGGATGGCCTTGGAGCCGCGGACGGTGACGGTGGAAGAGGCCAACCCTGAGCTTGTGGACATGACGCGCCGCTTCCGGCAGAGCGTGGCACTTGGGGCGCCAATTTTTGCCCTGATGATTTCCGAGATGTTGCCGGGTCAGCCGTTACAGCACCTGGTGTCAGGGCGAATACTTGTCTGGTTCCAGTTGTTGCTGGCCACACCGGTGGTGTTGTGGATCGGTCGACCGCTGTTCGAACGCGCCTGGTCGTCGATCATGAGTCGCCACCTCAACATGTTCACGCTCATCGGACTCGGGACCGGTGCTGCATATCTCTACAGCGTTGCGGCTACGGTGGCTCCCGGAGTCTTTCCTGACTCTTTCCGTACGCATGGAGGGGAGCTTGCCGTCTATTTCGAACCGGCGGTGGCGATCATCGCCCTCGTATTGCTGGGACAGGTGCTGGAGCTGCAAGCCAGAAGCCGGACCAGCAGTGCCCTCAAGACACTCTTGGGGCTTGCCCCAAAAACAGCTCGCGTGATCCGCCGGGATGGTCGCGAAGAGGACATTCCTTTGGAACAGGTCCAGGTCGGCGATCGGTTGCGCGTACGACCAGGCGAAAAGATTCCGGTGGACGGTGCAGTGATCGAAGGCTCGAGCACCGTCGATGAATCGATGGTGACCGGCGAGCCGATTCCAGTGGAGAAGCAATCGGGACACACGGTAGTGGGGGCTACCGTCAATGGCACAGGAAGTTTTGTGATGCAGGCGGAGCGAATCGGTCGGGAGACACTGTTGGCCCAGATCGTCCGGATGGTCAGTGAAGCACAACGTACCCGTGCGCCGATTCAACGGCTCGCCGATCTGGTCGCCGGCTACTTCGTGCCGATCGTAATCGTGGCCTCGATCATCACCTTTGCCGTCTGGGCACTCATTGGCCCGGAGCCGCGCATGGCCTATGCCTTATTGAATGCGGTCGCGGTGTTAATCATCGCATGCCCCTGTGCCTTGGGTCTGGCGACACCGATGTCGATCATGGTTGGAACCGGGCGCGGAGCGACGGCAGGCGTGCTGATCCGTAACGCCGAGGCATTGGAGACGTTAGCCAAGGTGGACGTGCTCGTTGTGGACAAGACCGGCACGCTCACGGAAGGTAAACCACGTCTGATGGCAGTCGTGACTCTTGCTCCGGTAACGGAGCATGATTTGCTTCGGTTGGTCGCAGGTCTGGAGCAGAACAGCGAACATCCCTTGGCTGCCGCAATTGTGTCCGGTGCTCAGGGTCGAGGTATCGTCCCGGCGCGGGCACAGGAGTTTCACTCTCTCACAGGGAAGGGAGTGACAGGCACAGTCGAAGACCGAACGGTGGCTGTGGGGACGGCGATGTTTCTCAAGCAATTGAACGTCGAGACGACGGTGTTGTCGGCTCAGGCCGAGCCTCTCCGTCATGATGGTCACACCGTCATGTTTGTCGCGATCGACGGCAAGCCGGCCGGGTTATTGGGTGTGGCCGATCCCATTAAGTCCACCACGCCGGAGGCCATCGACCTCTTACACAAGGAAGGTCTGCGGATCGTGATGTTGACCGGCGACCATCGAATAACCGCAGAGGCGGTGGGGCGACGGCTTCATCTGGATGATGTTCGTGCCGACGTGTTGCCCGAGCAAAAGGTGGCGGTGGTCAAACAGTTCCAATCTGAAGGGCATGTCGTGGCGATGGCGGGAGACGGAATCAACGATGCCCCGGCCTTGGCGCAGGCCCAAGTAGGCATCGCGATGGGAACCGGGACCGATGTCGCGATGGAGAGTGCCGGGGTCACGCTGGTCAAGGGAGATCTTCGCGCGATCGCACGCGCACGTCGGTTGAGTCGAGGGACGATGCGCAACATCCGGCAGAATCTGTTTTTCGCCTTTGTCTACAATGCCCTCGGGGTCCCCGTCGCTGCTGGTATTCTCTATCCCTTCGTCGGGGTGCTTTTGAGCCCCATGATCGCGAGCGCCGCCATGACGTTCAGTTCCGTCTCCGTGATCGCCAACGCGCTGCGGCTAAGGCATTTGGACTTGTAA
- a CDS encoding efflux RND transporter periplasmic adaptor subunit, with product MRRYTTSRSLMVAAIVVLAGCGDRNADPPKTLPEVGGTSGSIASHSIQPAVTVRSRLNTQPVITHPIPEVVTAPGQVALDLKQVAKITSRIAGQVERIHVQLGDRVLPRRPLAAIGSLQLDQLIEEYLVGKAQVDVAENNLRRTEKLRAAEVVPERKLIEDRGRYLETEARYQHTHEKLLNMGLSVSELTQLERGSHQEGHRYTVTSPIAGTVVAQRVVLGQGLAPGDELFEVVDTSRVWVFANLSIEQARKFKTGDIGMITPKGAEPITAPLTYLAPIADEVTRTIQVRFEVANPQGQLRPQEYVEVTLTRPGSATLAVPLSAVTAVDQTRGVFVERDSSYIFMPITVGREGSGWIEIREGVREGDRVVVEGVFDLKSELLRAHIGSGE from the coding sequence ATGCGACGATACACCACATCGAGATCCTTGATGGTTGCCGCGATTGTCGTTCTAGCTGGTTGTGGCGATCGCAACGCTGACCCACCGAAGACGTTGCCTGAGGTCGGCGGCACATCGGGTTCCATTGCCAGCCATTCAATACAGCCCGCTGTCACCGTTCGATCTCGACTGAACACGCAACCTGTCATCACCCATCCGATACCGGAAGTTGTCACGGCCCCAGGTCAGGTCGCGTTGGATCTTAAGCAGGTGGCGAAGATCACCTCACGAATCGCAGGGCAGGTTGAACGCATTCACGTTCAACTCGGCGATCGAGTATTGCCGCGCAGACCGCTCGCCGCGATCGGCAGTCTGCAGCTCGATCAACTCATTGAGGAATACCTTGTCGGGAAAGCGCAAGTCGATGTTGCAGAAAACAACCTTCGACGGACTGAAAAATTGCGGGCCGCCGAAGTTGTCCCGGAGCGAAAGCTTATCGAGGACCGGGGGCGCTACCTCGAGACGGAGGCTCGGTATCAGCATACCCACGAGAAGCTTCTGAATATGGGGCTCTCCGTCTCGGAACTGACTCAGCTGGAGCGAGGCTCACATCAGGAGGGACATCGGTATACGGTGACGTCTCCGATTGCCGGGACCGTTGTGGCTCAACGTGTCGTACTTGGTCAGGGGCTGGCGCCGGGAGACGAGCTGTTCGAAGTCGTGGATACGAGCCGTGTCTGGGTTTTCGCCAATCTGTCTATCGAACAGGCCAGAAAATTCAAAACTGGAGATATCGGCATGATTACGCCCAAAGGGGCCGAGCCGATCACCGCTCCGCTCACCTACCTCGCGCCGATCGCGGACGAAGTTACCAGGACGATTCAAGTGCGCTTTGAGGTCGCCAATCCTCAAGGGCAACTGAGACCTCAGGAATATGTTGAAGTGACCCTCACGCGTCCTGGTTCAGCCACGCTGGCTGTTCCCTTGTCGGCTGTCACAGCCGTTGACCAGACCAGAGGAGTGTTTGTTGAGCGGGATTCCAGCTACATCTTCATGCCGATCACGGTTGGACGGGAAGGAAGTGGGTGGATCGAGATCCGCGAGGGCGTGCGGGAAGGTGACCGGGTTGTCGTCGAAGGCGTGTTCGATCTGAAGTCTGAACTGCTCAGGGCGCATATTGGGAGCGGGGAATGA
- a CDS encoding YnfA family protein, whose translation MSLVSSFGLYVLAGVCEIGGGYLIWLTLREGRPWLYGAIGAAILILYGVIPTLQPAHFGRVYAAYGGMFIVLSLLWGWGIDGVRPDRYDVMGAMLCLGGMMVIMYAPRT comes from the coding sequence ATGTCCCTAGTCAGCTCGTTTGGGCTTTATGTTCTGGCTGGGGTGTGCGAAATCGGCGGCGGGTACCTGATCTGGCTGACGCTCAGGGAAGGCCGACCGTGGCTGTACGGAGCAATAGGTGCAGCCATTCTTATTCTTTATGGAGTCATCCCAACTCTACAGCCTGCTCACTTTGGTCGTGTCTATGCGGCGTACGGTGGAATGTTTATTGTGTTGTCCCTCCTGTGGGGCTGGGGAATCGACGGAGTTCGGCCGGATCGCTATGACGTAATGGGAGCCATGCTCTGTTTGGGCGGCATGATGGTCATCATGTATGCGCCCAGGACATGA
- a CDS encoding heavy metal-responsive transcriptional regulator, with the protein MALGLTIGQFAKMVGVSVQTVRYYERCNLLQPTDRKASGYRVYSDDALKRLRFIKNAQTLGFALREVNDLLNLRVSSVARCGTVQVKAQAKLRQVEAKVRDLRALARALKV; encoded by the coding sequence ATGGCTTTGGGATTAACGATCGGACAATTTGCCAAGATGGTGGGAGTGAGTGTTCAGACCGTTCGCTACTATGAGCGATGCAATCTGCTCCAACCGACAGACCGTAAAGCCTCGGGATATCGAGTGTACAGTGACGATGCGCTAAAGAGACTACGCTTCATTAAGAATGCACAGACGTTGGGGTTTGCGCTTCGCGAGGTCAATGACTTACTGAATCTCCGAGTCAGTTCGGTCGCACGGTGTGGGACAGTTCAGGTGAAGGCTCAGGCCAAGCTAAGACAGGTAGAAGCAAAGGTGCGGGATTTGCGCGCGCTCGCGCGGGCGCTCAAAGTCTGA